From one Paenibacillus sp. FSL K6-1330 genomic stretch:
- a CDS encoding YwbE family protein, which produces MNGGQRSNIKPGLEVDIVLKQDQRTGKLTRGVVKDILTNSPNHPHGIKVRLQDGQVGRVKNIYES; this is translated from the coding sequence ATGAACGGTGGGCAGCGTTCCAATATCAAACCGGGACTTGAGGTTGATATCGTATTGAAGCAGGATCAGCGAACGGGCAAATTAACCCGCGGCGTGGTCAAGGATATTCTGACCAATTCCCCGAACCATCCGCATGGCATAAAAGTACGCCTTCAAGATGGCCAGGTGGGACGGGTAAAGAACATTTACGAGTCTTGA